The genomic window CATCTTGGCCAATAACATCTTTTTTTAAAACTTCTTCTACCATTAAGATTTTTTGTTTTTCACTATCCATCATTTTATTAACTGGAATTCCAGTCCATCTTGAAACTATACTTGCAATTGCTTCTTCATCAACAGAATTTCGTAAAAGAGTTCCTTCTTTTTGCATTCTTTTCCATTTTTCTTCATTCTCTTTTATTTTTGCTTCTAAACTTGGAATTTCGCCGTATTCTATTTGAGCTGCTTTTTCAAAGTTTGATTCACGTTTTGCAATATTTGCTCTATTTTTTAGCTCATCAATTTTTACTTTTAATTCACTTGTAGTATTAAAAGTTGCTTTTTCATTTGCAAATCTAGCTTCTAAATTTTGTTTTTCTTCATTTTTATCTGCTAATTCTTTTTCTATTTGAACAATTCTTTCATCATTTTTTTTACCCTCTTCCATTTTAAGAGCTTCTTTTTCTACATTTAAAGTTTGAATCTCTCTTTTAATCGATGAAAGGGCATTTGGTTCTGATTCTATTTGCATTTTAAGTTCAGCTGCTGCTTCATCTATTAAATCAATTGCTTTATCTGGTAAAAATCTATCTGTAATATATCTATTTGATAGTTTTGCAGCTGCAACTAAAGCACTATCATTAATTGTTACATTATGATGAGTTTCAAGTTTTTCTTTTATACCTCTTAAAATTTGTAAAGCTTCATTTACTGTTGGTTCATCAACTTTTACAGGTTGAAATCTTCTTTGCATTGCTGCATCTTTTTCAAAATATTTTCTATACTCTTTTAGCGTAGTTGCACCAATAGTGTGAAGTTCACCCCTTGCAAGAGATGGTTTTAAAATATTTGCTGCATCCATAGAACCTTCACTAGCACCTGCACCTATGATTGTATGAATTTCATCGATAAATAAAATGATATTTCCAGCTTTTTTTACTTCATCAATTACTGATTTTAATCTATCTTCAAACTCACCTCTATATTTAGCCCCTGCAATTAATGCACTCATATCTAAAGTTACAACTCTTTTATTAAGTAGTGAAGTTGGAACTTCTTTATTTACTATTCTTTGAGCAAGACCCTCAGCAATAGCTGTTTTTCCAGTTCCTGGTTCTCCCAATAATATTGGGTTATTTTTTGTTTTTCTAATTAGAATTTGCATCATTCTATTAATTTGTTCATCTCTTCCAATAACTGGATCTAGTTCTCCATCAATAGCTTTTTTATTTAAATCTATTCCATATTTATTTAAAGCTTCTAAATTTTCATCACTACTTGAACTATCAATAGTTTTTCCAGCTCTCATAGCTTCAAGTTCTTTTTTTGCTTCTCTTAAATCTATGTATTTTCCTAATACATCTTTTATTATTTGTAAATCAAAATTTGAAATAAGCCAAGTATCAACAGCAATAAACTTATCTCCAAAACTTGTCATTAAACCTTCCGCATTTTGTAATGATGAAATAAGATTTCTTGATAGTTTTATACTCTCTTTAGTTACACTTGAAACACTTGAAAGTTTTTGTGCATGTGATTTTGCTTCAAGTTCAACTGCTGCTTTATTTACATTCATTTTATTTAATAATTGATTCAAAACAGAATTTGTATTTGTTAATAATGCCCAAATTAAGTGTACAACTTCAACCTCTTGGTTTTTGTTATGTAAAGCCAAAGCTACACCTGAGTCTATTGTTTCTGTCAATTGATTTGTTAGTTTTTCAAAAATTTTATCCATAATTAGCACTCCTTTGTTTTAACTGCTAAGAAATTATATCACTTGAGTCAATGTTTGTCAAGTCAATTCAACATAATAAATTTATAATAGATATTATATACTAAATTATTATAATATTAAAAGGACTTATTTTATATGTTATGTGGAATTGATGAAGCAGGAAGAGGGCCTTTAGCTGGTCCTTTAGTTGTAGCTGGAGTAGTTTTAAAAGAAGAAATTGTTGGATTAAATGACTCAAAAGTTTTAAGTGAAAAAAAAAGAGAAAACCTTTTTTCCAAAATAAAAGAAAAATCATATTATCATATTGTGTTCACTAGTGCTAAAAGTATCGATGAGTTAGGTCTTAGCGCATGTTTAAAAAATTCTATTATTGAAATAATGGATATTTTAAAAAATAATTGTGATGAGTTTTTAATGGATGGAAATACAACTTTTGCAATTGAAAATCTTAATTGTAAAATAAAAGCAGATGCAACTGTGCCACAAGTTAGTGCAGCCTCAATCCTTGCAAAAGTTTCAAGAGATAGATATATGTGTAATATTAGTGAAAAATATTCAAATTATAATTTTTCTAAACATAAAGGTTATGGAACAAAAGCGCATGTTGATGCAATCAAGAAGTTTGGAAGAAGTGATGAGCATAGATTTAGTTTCAAACTTAAAGCTTTGGATGAATGTAATGATAAGGATTCAACAAAGTCTTTATTTAAAGATTAACTCAAAAAATATTAAAATATATAAAAATAAATTTAGAGATTAATCTAAATTTATTTTGAAACTTCACCAATATATTTTTCAACAGATTCTATTTTAGTTTTTAATCTATTATCGTGCCCTACTCTAATATCAAATTTCAAAGTTGCATATACTCTATTACAACCTAATTCTTCTAATCTTAAATAACATTTTTCAGCTAAAGATAAAGCTTCTGACATAGTGTTTGTTTCAATAATAGTTGCCATTGATGTTAATTGATAATTTACTCCACTATCCCTTATAATTTTTATAACTTCAGCAACTTCTTTGCTTTTACTTTCACTTTTATCTGTTGGAAACATACTCATTTCCATTAAAATTGACATATTTAGCCTTTGTATTAATATTTTATATGAAAAGATTATAACATAGCTATTTTTGAAATTAATATTATTCTTAAATGAATATAATATATACAATTAGCTCTTAGGTAAATATCTATTTTTTATTTATTATTCAAACTAATTTTGATAACATATATAATAATTAATTAAAAGGATTAAAATGCAATTAAATGTATCTTCAGAAGTAATATTATCTCAATTAGGGTATTCAAAAAGTGAAGCTTCAATAAAACAAGCTGAAAAAATCATAGAATCAACAACAAATTTTGATAAATTTGCAAAACACATTTTTACGCTAAATGATCATCTTAAAAAAATGAATGCTTATGTTGGACTTTCAAATAAATCAAATCATTTTAAAATAAAATGTGATGAAAATGATTCTACAGAAATTTTAGAAGAGTTTCATCAAGAAGTTTCACATTGGGCAGAGAAGTACAATGTAAAACTTCAAAAATTAGATGATAGACATATCTATTATGTTTTAGGTGCTGTTTAAAATATCTTTTTATAACTATGACAATAAGGCATCTTTTGATGTCTTTCATAGTAATCTTGATGATACTCTTCTGCTTCATAAAATGGTACTAACTCATATAAAGAAGTAGCTACTTTAAAACCTTTACTTTCCAACTCTAATATCAATTTTTCACTTATAACTTTTTGTTCTTCATTTACATAAAATATTGCTGATAAATATTGACTTCCAATATCTGGACCTTGTCCATTTATTTGTGTAAAATCATGTATTTCAAAAAAAAGTTTAGCCAACTCTTCAAAACAAACAACACTTTCATCATAAGAAACTTCAACAACTTCTAAATGTCCTGTAGAGCCTGAACAAACCATATAATAATCGGGATTAACTATATGTCCCCCCATATAACCAGAAATCGCTGATTTTACACCATTTAGTTTTTCAAAATGATATTCAACTCCCCAAAAACAACCTGCTGCGAAATATGCTTTTTTAATGCCCATAAAACCGACCTTTCCATTGTGGATGAATGTTTTCCAAATTAAAATGAATATCCCAAAAAATGGAACTTTTTTTAATAAGTATCACAATTTTTTATCCATTGTTGATATATTTTAGTCGAATAATACTTATATATTTATTTATATTAGACAATACTTTTTAACCGTCTTTCTATTAAACTATAATCTTCCTATTTCCGAACAATTTATCTTTTTACCTTCATTTTAAAGCACTAAAACCATATCTTATTTTTCCATTTTACCAATATTTAAAAACAGATTTTAAAATCTGATGTAATTCACTATCTGGTAAATTTACTTCTGATTCATTAATATCTATTAAGAAGTTTAATATATGATTTTGATTCAATAGTTTTCGTCTTGATATTCATATATATTTGATAAAGTTTTTTATTAAAAGTTCTTTTAGCTCATCTTATATTGTTTTATATGGTTGTATTTTTGTCATTTATTGCTCCTATTTTTTTGGGAGCAACGATTGAAGAGACTGAATTAACGAGAGTGAAAAATTGGCGAGTATGTTTTTGATTTAAGTATTTATCAGTTTTTAGAGTATTTTTATACAATGTTTATCAAAAAATATAGATGCAAGTATATTTTTTCTGGAAAATGTTTTTAGATGAACATTACCAAAAAACTTTTAGTATTTGCAATTAGAGTAGAATTCGTAATCTTCTACTTGTTTTCTAAGATTTTCTAAATGTTCATTTATATTATCTTTTGTAACTAGCACACCAAAATCTTTTGGAACATCTATTGATTTATCATTGAAAATTTTAGCTGCAATTAATCTTCCAACATTTTCCCTATAATGACTTGGTTCATAATAATTAGTATTGTTTGTTGTTATAGAATTATATCCTGTAAAATCATAAAAATTAATAACACTTGAAATCTCTTTTAAGAACTCTAAATAATCATTTAAAATAAAATTATCCATCATATTCTTATTATAAGGAGTTGTAAAAACTATTAAATTTATATTATTCTTTTTAGATAAATTAACTATTTCACTTAATGCTTTTAAATTCTCTAATTTTGAACTATTTTTTATTAACCTAGTATTCTTAATATGAAAGCTTGGTTCTTCACTTATAAATTTCAATGGGTTCTCTTGTATCTCTTTTTCTTTTATTGGTTTACTCCAACTACCAGTTTCAAGAGAATATGTAGTTATATCATCTCTTTTAATATTTAATTCAATTTTTCCTCTTATATTAAATGGGAAAAATCCAGTTAGATAAGAAATATAATAACTATATAAAGATTGATTTAAAACATAAGGATGAAATTTTCTTAAATAATCACTTTCACTTCTTCCATAATTATTCATATTGTTAATATCTATTTCTAAATACAAATTTTTTAAGGGATATTCTTTTTTTATGAAATATTGTAAATGAAGTAAATAATCATATAAATTAGCACTTGCAATTGTAAAATTATAAAAATTAGCATCATTCATATACTGATTTAATACATCTGGTGGAGTAGTTCCAATACAAGACGAGCCAAACATATACGAATCAAATTTGTTATGATTCTTCTCTAGAAATTCAATTTTAACAAATCTTTCATTTATTTGAAATTGTTCTTTTAAAATTTTTGTATGAAAAACATCAAATGGGTCAACCAAATAATTAACTCCGCCAACAAATCCAACAACGAAAATGTAAAGTGTCAATAATATTTTAAATTCTTTCCCTTTTTCCATTGAGTTTTCGAAGAATAAAATTAAAATGAATCCAAAAATCAACCAAATAGGGGTAAAATTATTTCCTTGTATATTTTCTACCAATCCACCAAATCCAATATTATAATTGCTTAAAAATGAAAGTTTTGAGGCTAATACATTTGGCAATACAACATTATCTAAACTAAACATCGAACCTAAAACCTTAACTGCATCGTCCCACTCTTTTGCTCTAAAAAATACCCATGCAATATTCACAAAGTTAAAAGTAATTAACCATGCTAACCAAGTCCACATTTTAAATCCAAAACTTGACCAAAGTCTATGAATAATCAAAGCAATTCCATGAAGAAATCCCCAGAATAAAAATGTCCATCCAGCTCCATGCCAAAAACCACCTATTACAAAAGTTGCAAGAAGATTTGAGTATGTTCTAAAAGAAGACTTTTTATTTCCACCTAATGGAATATATACATATTCTTTTAAAAATCTTGAAAGTGTAATATGCCATCTTCTCCAAAAATCTTGTATATTAAGCGCTTTATAGGGACTATTAAAGTTAATAGGAAGTTTTATATTAAATAAAAGTGCAATTCCTATTGCCATATCTGTATAACCTGAAAAATCAAAGTATAGTTGAAATGTATAAGATAGTGATGTTGCCCAAGCTTCAAATAGATTTAATGTTGTTGCTGTATCAAATCCTGCATTTGCCCAAACTGCAAATGTATCTGCAATTACAACTTTTTTAAATAATCCAATTGAAAATATAAAAAGTCCTAAAGCTATATTTCTATAATTCTTTACCATATTTCTATTATTTGCAAATTGTGGCATCATCTCTTTATGATGAACAATTGGTCCTGCTATTAATTGAGGAAAGAAAGTAACAAATAGTGCATAGTTTAAAAAATCATACTCTTTTGTTTCTTGTCTATAACTATCAACTAAATATGCTATTTGTTGGAAAGTAAAGAAAGATATTGCTAAGGGCAAAAGTAGATGTAAAAGATTTACATTTGTACCTATTGCAAAATTAAAATTTTCTATAAAAAAATCTGCATATTTAAAGTATCCAAGTAATCCTATATTACAAACAATACCAAATATTAGAATTGATTTTTTTGAAAAAGATTTTTTATTCTCTTCTATTCCCTTATTTAAACTATTACCTATTACATAGTTAAAAAGTATACTTATTAAAATCAAAGGTAAATATGCTATATTCCACCAAGAGTAGAAAAATAGTGAACTAAACACTAAAAAACCTTTTGAGGCTACAATTAATCTTTTATGATTAAGATAAAAA from Arcobacter venerupis includes these protein-coding regions:
- a CDS encoding ATP-dependent Clp protease ATP-binding subunit, coding for MDKIFEKLTNQLTETIDSGVALALHNKNQEVEVVHLIWALLTNTNSVLNQLLNKMNVNKAAVELEAKSHAQKLSSVSSVTKESIKLSRNLISSLQNAEGLMTSFGDKFIAVDTWLISNFDLQIIKDVLGKYIDLREAKKELEAMRAGKTIDSSSSDENLEALNKYGIDLNKKAIDGELDPVIGRDEQINRMMQILIRKTKNNPILLGEPGTGKTAIAEGLAQRIVNKEVPTSLLNKRVVTLDMSALIAGAKYRGEFEDRLKSVIDEVKKAGNIILFIDEIHTIIGAGASEGSMDAANILKPSLARGELHTIGATTLKEYRKYFEKDAAMQRRFQPVKVDEPTVNEALQILRGIKEKLETHHNVTINDSALVAAAKLSNRYITDRFLPDKAIDLIDEAAAELKMQIESEPNALSSIKREIQTLNVEKEALKMEEGKKNDERIVQIEKELADKNEEKQNLEARFANEKATFNTTSELKVKIDELKNRANIAKRESNFEKAAQIEYGEIPSLEAKIKENEEKWKRMQKEGTLLRNSVDEEAIASIVSRWTGIPVNKMMDSEKQKILMVEEVLKKDVIGQDEALKAISRAIKRNKAGLSEANRPIGSFLFLGPTGVGKTESAKTLAKFLFDDPKSLIRFDMSEYMEKHAVSRLVGAAPGYVGYEEGGQLTEAVRRKPYSVILFDEVEKAHPDVFNILLQVLDDGRLTDNKGVTVDFKNTIIILTSNIGSARIIEISDKDERRKAVLNELKNHFRPEFLNRLDDIVIFEQLNLEAITNIVDILFNNIKKKVEEKDIQISLTPNAKEYIAKIGFDPVYGARPLKRAIYEIVEDKLADLILEDKIGEGSIIEFDVQDNEVVVKIN
- a CDS encoding ribonuclease HII, which codes for MLCGIDEAGRGPLAGPLVVAGVVLKEEIVGLNDSKVLSEKKRENLFSKIKEKSYYHIVFTSAKSIDELGLSACLKNSIIEIMDILKNNCDEFLMDGNTTFAIENLNCKIKADATVPQVSAASILAKVSRDRYMCNISEKYSNYNFSKHKGYGTKAHVDAIKKFGRSDEHRFSFKLKALDECNDKDSTKSLFKD
- the msrA gene encoding peptide-methionine (S)-S-oxide reductase MsrA; protein product: MGIKKAYFAAGCFWGVEYHFEKLNGVKSAISGYMGGHIVNPDYYMVCSGSTGHLEVVEVSYDESVVCFEELAKLFFEIHDFTQINGQGPDIGSQYLSAIFYVNEEQKVISEKLILELESKGFKVATSLYELVPFYEAEEYHQDYYERHQKMPYCHSYKKIF
- a CDS encoding MTH1187 family thiamine-binding protein, producing MSILMEMSMFPTDKSESKSKEVAEVIKIIRDSGVNYQLTSMATIIETNTMSEALSLAEKCYLRLEELGCNRVYATLKFDIRVGHDNRLKTKIESVEKYIGEVSK